The following proteins are co-located in the Echinicola sp. 20G genome:
- a CDS encoding nucleoside-diphosphate sugar epimerase/dehydratase produces the protein MIKLIARILDAAILFQSIILAFFIRLNFEWDLMEDYAIIESSFLFAFIGIVVGILCKRCDWLGSKAGFSNIVAVIKIVSVSFLVTYLAGEMVEVWSGIDNFLPLSVLIIAALFSFFVMTFYRLLFKEVYSYYISGKYPHRKIVIFGGGEAGRLSKIALSSEAGSKQKIYAFLDDDPGKEGENIGGLPVYCGLDKLAQLQEELGITDLLISVMFISPKRKREIIEECLKLNIKVSIVPSIDEWVKGGFSAGKIRKIKIEDLLSRQEISLDNPKVFHQINGKVVLVTGAAGSIGSELCRQIITNTPDLLIMADKAESALYNVEQEFKSANWKSPIKPILVDIRDVKKMEQIFKEYKPDIVYHAAAYKHVPMMETYPEEAVTSNVLATKSLADLSVIHNVEQFVFVSTDKAVNPTNVMGASKRIAELYIQALSEYLDAEKGQTTKFAITRFGNVLGSNGSVIPLFRKQIEQGGPVFVTDPNISRYFMTISEACQLILEAGTMSKGREIFIFDMGEPVKILDLAKKMIMLSDKKVEKDIKIVFTGLRDGEKLHEELVCNTEELQVTHHPKIKVIKMSPVGFNRINYQVEFFERLLIINSETDIVRHIKSIVPEYISNTSRFTMLDRLN, from the coding sequence ATGATAAAGTTAATCGCCCGAATATTGGACGCTGCGATTCTTTTTCAATCAATCATTTTAGCATTTTTTATTAGGCTCAATTTTGAGTGGGATTTGATGGAAGATTACGCTATCATTGAAAGCAGTTTTTTGTTTGCATTCATTGGTATAGTAGTGGGGATACTTTGTAAAAGATGTGATTGGTTGGGAAGTAAAGCAGGGTTTAGTAACATTGTCGCGGTCATAAAGATTGTGTCAGTGTCTTTTTTAGTTACCTACTTAGCAGGGGAGATGGTAGAAGTATGGTCTGGAATAGATAATTTTCTACCCTTGTCGGTACTTATTATTGCCGCATTGTTTTCCTTCTTTGTTATGACTTTCTACAGGTTACTTTTCAAAGAGGTATACTCATACTATATTTCTGGGAAATATCCTCATAGGAAAATTGTGATTTTCGGAGGAGGGGAAGCGGGAAGACTGTCTAAGATAGCGTTATCCTCTGAAGCCGGTTCTAAGCAAAAGATTTATGCTTTCTTGGACGACGATCCTGGTAAAGAGGGAGAGAATATAGGTGGCTTGCCAGTTTATTGTGGATTGGATAAACTAGCCCAGCTTCAAGAAGAATTAGGGATTACTGATTTGTTGATTTCAGTAATGTTCATTTCGCCCAAAAGAAAAAGAGAAATTATCGAGGAGTGCTTAAAGCTAAATATCAAGGTCAGTATTGTACCTTCTATTGATGAATGGGTAAAAGGTGGTTTTAGTGCTGGAAAGATTAGAAAAATCAAAATAGAGGATTTGTTGTCCAGACAAGAGATCTCTTTAGATAACCCTAAAGTCTTTCATCAAATTAATGGAAAGGTAGTTTTAGTTACGGGAGCTGCAGGGTCCATAGGAAGTGAATTATGTAGACAGATCATCACGAATACACCTGATCTGCTCATAATGGCAGATAAGGCTGAATCGGCTTTGTATAACGTTGAGCAGGAATTTAAGTCTGCAAATTGGAAGAGTCCGATTAAGCCTATTTTGGTGGATATTAGGGATGTGAAGAAGATGGAACAAATCTTTAAAGAATACAAGCCCGATATTGTTTATCATGCCGCTGCTTACAAACATGTTCCTATGATGGAAACTTATCCAGAGGAAGCTGTAACTAGTAATGTTTTAGCCACTAAGAGTTTAGCTGATTTGTCTGTAATTCATAATGTTGAACAGTTTGTGTTTGTCAGTACAGATAAGGCAGTTAACCCTACGAATGTAATGGGTGCTTCTAAGAGAATTGCAGAGTTGTACATTCAGGCATTAAGCGAATATTTGGATGCTGAAAAGGGACAGACCACTAAGTTTGCAATAACTCGGTTTGGGAATGTGCTTGGTTCCAATGGTTCAGTTATACCGTTGTTTAGGAAGCAGATAGAACAAGGAGGACCTGTATTTGTTACTGACCCAAACATTTCTCGTTATTTCATGACCATTAGCGAAGCATGCCAGCTAATATTGGAAGCAGGCACAATGTCTAAAGGAAGGGAAATATTTATTTTTGATATGGGAGAGCCAGTCAAAATATTGGACTTGGCCAAGAAAATGATCATGCTTAGTGATAAGAAGGTGGAGAAGGATATTAAGATTGTATTTACTGGCTTAAGAGATGGAGAAAAACTGCATGAGGAGTTGGTGTGTAACACGGAAGAATTGCAGGTAACTCATCATCCAAAGATAAAAGTGATCAAAATGTCTCCAGTTGGTTTTAATCGAATCAATTATCAAGTTGAATTTTTTGAAAGATTATTGATCATCAACTCTGAGACAGATATCGTTCGACACATCAAATCAATTGTGCCTGAGTATATTAGCAATACTTCTAGGTTTACTATGCTAGATCGTCTTAATTGA
- a CDS encoding sugar transferase: MYYLIIKPAFDRLFGIIGLVALLPLITLISIIMAIELRDNPFFLQKRVGKNNKVFNIIKFKTMRSLKDQYGKLLPDKDRLTPFGRILRKTSIDELPQFFNLIMGNMSLIGPRPLLVDYLPLYDEYQAKRHLVRPGITGLAQVNGRNTISWEEKFSYDIEYVNSKSLGLDAKILIKSLFQIFKSKEIYTQGEEVKPFLGNE, encoded by the coding sequence ATGTATTACTTGATAATTAAGCCTGCTTTTGATCGACTTTTTGGTATAATTGGTCTAGTTGCTTTGTTACCCTTGATAACCCTTATTTCCATCATTATGGCTATTGAACTAAGAGATAATCCTTTCTTTTTACAAAAAAGAGTAGGTAAAAACAATAAGGTTTTCAATATCATTAAGTTCAAGACCATGAGGTCATTGAAGGATCAGTATGGAAAGCTATTACCTGATAAAGACCGTTTGACCCCATTTGGAAGGATTTTAAGAAAAACATCAATCGATGAATTGCCACAGTTTTTTAATCTTATAATGGGCAATATGAGTTTGATTGGGCCGCGGCCTTTGCTGGTTGATTATTTGCCTTTGTATGATGAGTATCAAGCTAAGAGGCATTTAGTGAGGCCTGGTATAACTGGTTTAGCTCAGGTAAATGGGAGAAATACTATTTCATGGGAGGAGAAGTTTTCGTATGATATTGAATATGTTAACAGTAAAAGTTTAGGTCTAGATGCTAAGATTTTAATAAAATCACTTTTTCAAATTTTTAAATCAAAAGAAATTTATACTCAAGGGGAGGAAGTTAAACCATTTTTAGGTAATGAATAG
- a CDS encoding DegT/DnrJ/EryC1/StrS family aminotransferase — protein MEWIKLSEPQFEDVISSEVNEAILKKEVGYVGGYIDAFTNQLRDYLNVPHIGLFSSGTASIHLALKLLDVKSGDEVICQSLTFVASVNPVTYLGAKPIFIGSEVSGWNMSPNYLAAALEDRKSKGRQVKAIIVVHLYGMPANMEEIMRLSREYDVPVIEDAAEALGSKTSKGFCGTLADLGILSFNANKIITTGGGGALLAKSEELITNARFLGLQAKDPAPHYEHSQLGFNYAFSNLNAVLGFSQFKQIESKIGKRRAAYEHYKKNIEAKGYITFQEGYLDDFSNRWLTAITVPDNSISVKLQQYLSENFVETRPVWKPIHLQPLYKDCDYFGDRLEEDLFYNGICLPSGSGLGEEQLFKVTDLLNKFMKPHCS, from the coding sequence ATGGAGTGGATAAAGTTATCAGAACCCCAGTTTGAAGATGTTATATCTAGTGAAGTCAATGAGGCAATCCTTAAAAAGGAAGTAGGTTATGTGGGGGGGTATATTGATGCTTTTACTAATCAACTACGCGATTACTTAAACGTTCCACATATTGGCTTATTTAGTTCAGGTACAGCTTCAATTCATCTAGCGTTAAAATTACTTGATGTAAAATCTGGAGATGAGGTTATATGTCAATCCTTAACCTTCGTTGCTTCGGTTAATCCTGTAACTTACTTAGGGGCAAAACCAATTTTTATAGGCAGCGAAGTATCAGGTTGGAACATGTCTCCGAATTATTTAGCTGCAGCTTTGGAGGATAGAAAGAGTAAAGGACGTCAAGTCAAAGCAATAATTGTGGTGCACCTATATGGCATGCCGGCCAATATGGAAGAAATTATGCGGCTTTCTAGGGAATACGATGTTCCTGTGATAGAGGATGCCGCTGAAGCACTAGGGTCAAAAACTTCCAAAGGCTTTTGCGGAACATTAGCCGATTTAGGAATTTTATCATTTAACGCTAACAAGATCATTACAACAGGTGGGGGAGGAGCATTATTAGCTAAGTCAGAGGAATTAATCACTAACGCTAGATTCTTAGGGCTCCAAGCCAAAGATCCTGCGCCACATTATGAACATAGCCAACTTGGCTTTAATTATGCTTTTAGTAATTTAAACGCTGTTTTGGGCTTTTCTCAATTTAAGCAGATAGAGTCTAAAATAGGGAAAAGAAGAGCCGCCTATGAACATTACAAAAAGAACATTGAAGCTAAAGGGTATATTACTTTTCAAGAAGGTTATCTTGATGATTTTAGTAATAGGTGGCTGACCGCCATAACTGTTCCTGATAACAGTATTTCCGTTAAACTACAACAGTACCTAAGTGAGAATTTTGTAGAAACTAGGCCTGTTTGGAAACCTATACACTTACAGCCCTTATATAAGGACTGTGATTATTTTGGAGATAGGCTTGAAGAGGATTTATTTTATAATGGCATTTGCTTACCCTCAGGAAGCGGTTTAGGAGAAGAACAATTGTTCAAGGTAACGGATTTACTTAATAAGTTTATGAAACCCCATTGTAGTTAG
- a CDS encoding MraY family glycosyltransferase, translated as MLLIIFSVLTAFFIGVIITPMLIFFIKKGNLLDKPGGRKIHKYSVPSMGGIAIFLALLGGVLIWLNFQQLVEIRFFMMGLGIMFILGLRDDLVELTAYQKLIGQLIAIITVVVLGDVRIHSFYGFLGIEELPIWFSYSLTIFSIIGLTNAFNLIDGLDGLASTLSLITFVFLGSWFIYSDYTTYGFIAFTFVGAILSFMVYNWHPAKIFMGDTGSLTLGFTLSVLCIKFIESNGTVPEGMFKFDAPLTTSIVLMIVPFYDTLRVFIRRASKGKSPMAADKSHVHHFLLRMGFRHDQVALILGSVKILFILIAIVSYKMPDIVMIPLVGSAVICAGLILDKITLKRVKDIVRDSPKVLSQRSYHGVRGKVKIDKSVLKNEKVNLN; from the coding sequence ATGTTGTTAATTATATTTTCTGTTTTGACGGCCTTTTTCATAGGGGTGATCATCACTCCCATGTTAATATTTTTCATAAAGAAAGGCAACCTACTAGATAAACCCGGTGGAAGAAAAATTCATAAGTATTCAGTGCCTTCCATGGGAGGAATAGCTATTTTTTTAGCCCTACTAGGAGGTGTTCTCATATGGCTTAATTTTCAACAATTGGTTGAGATTAGATTTTTCATGATGGGACTTGGTATTATGTTTATATTGGGGCTAAGAGATGATTTAGTAGAATTAACAGCTTACCAAAAGTTAATAGGTCAACTTATAGCCATAATTACGGTTGTTGTTTTGGGTGATGTAAGGATCCATAGCTTTTATGGTTTCTTAGGCATAGAAGAGCTTCCAATATGGTTTAGTTATTCCTTGACCATATTCTCAATCATAGGGCTTACCAATGCTTTTAATTTAATTGATGGGCTGGATGGTCTGGCAAGTACATTGAGCCTGATTACGTTTGTGTTTTTGGGCTCTTGGTTTATTTATTCCGATTATACAACATATGGATTTATAGCCTTTACATTTGTTGGGGCAATTCTTTCTTTTATGGTTTACAATTGGCATCCAGCTAAAATATTTATGGGTGATACTGGTTCGTTGACATTAGGGTTTACTCTTTCTGTTTTGTGTATAAAGTTTATAGAATCTAACGGTACAGTACCTGAAGGGATGTTTAAGTTTGATGCACCATTAACAACAAGCATAGTCTTAATGATAGTACCGTTTTACGATACATTAAGGGTTTTCATAAGGAGAGCAAGTAAAGGAAAATCTCCTATGGCAGCTGATAAAAGTCATGTACATCATTTTTTATTAAGAATGGGGTTCAGGCATGATCAAGTTGCCTTGATTTTAGGTAGTGTAAAAATCCTATTTATATTGATAGCAATAGTAAGTTATAAAATGCCAGACATAGTTATGATCCCTCTAGTGGGTAGTGCTGTGATTTGTGCTGGTCTGATTCTAGATAAAATCACCTTAAAAAGGGTAAAGGATATTGTTAGGGATTCTCCAAAAGTTTTGTCTCAAAGGTCTTACCATGGAGTAAGGGGTAAAGTCAAAATTGACAAAAGTGTTTTGAAAAATGAAAAAGTGAATTTAAACTAA